ATATTACCTTGATAAATGCACAACCCTGGACCGCTTTGCTGACTTCACGAAAACCTTGTCACTGCAACATTTTTCAGAGCTGGTAAGCGCAGATATTCGCGCTATGTCTCCTGCAATAGATAACCGGAAACAGCTCCTCTTTGATCTGCTGCAAAAGCACGCCGGTAATATTGAGGTAGAATCCCTGGCCACACAATGCTTCTGGAGCTCACGCCAAATCAACCGTTATTTCAATAAGCAACTGGGCCTGTCATTAAAAAGCTATTGCAATATTTTGAAATGCTACGCATCCTACAAAGAAATCAAAGCCGGCGATCTCAACCCCGATACAGGATTCTATGATCAATCACACTTCATCCGGGAAATAAAGAAACATACAGGCACAACGCCCAAAAAGCTCCTTAAAAACGAAGCACAGCGCTACGTACAGTTTAACTCCCCGGAAGATGTCTGATTTATCCTATTTTCAGGTAAGTCCACCCGCTAATTTTGTATTCTAAATTTGAATACAATGAGACTGAATCACCTGAACCTTGTCGTGAGTGACATTGCCAAAGCCATCGGATTTTTTGAACAACACCTCGGCTTTACATGCATCGAAAACAGGAAAGATGCCATCGGCGTACTAACGAATGAAGACAAATTCGTATTAATTCTATGGGCCGCAAAATTAAACAAAACCCAGGCAGTCAGTTACCCGGAGAACTTCCACATTGGTTTTTACCAAAACGATCAGGAGGCTGTCATAAAGATCTATGAAGGCCTGAAATCCGGTGCTGACGGCCTCGTATTCGACAGCGAACCCCGCAAACTAAGAGATACCTTCGGCT
This window of the Chitinophaga sancti genome carries:
- a CDS encoding helix-turn-helix domain-containing protein, which translates into the protein MYVELPPSPDLAPFIKCFWLFDNNSGADLNYTTLPDGCLELLVFYQHGLLKSISVFGIQSEAYDILMPAHELKIGIRLRPLAKEYYLDKCTTLDRFADFTKTLSLQHFSELVSADIRAMSPAIDNRKQLLFDLLQKHAGNIEVESLATQCFWSSRQINRYFNKQLGLSLKSYCNILKCYASYKEIKAGDLNPDTGFYDQSHFIREIKKHTGTTPKKLLKNEAQRYVQFNSPEDV
- a CDS encoding VOC family protein, with the translated sequence MRLNHLNLVVSDIAKAIGFFEQHLGFTCIENRKDAIGVLTNEDKFVLILWAAKLNKTQAVSYPENFHIGFYQNDQEAVIKIYEGLKSGADGLVFDSEPRKLRDTFGFYFHFDNLMIEISVLPA